In Acidimicrobiia bacterium, a single genomic region encodes these proteins:
- a CDS encoding TRAM domain-containing protein: MVVEAVRLLITLVFTAAGFQLGDSLSARFPDALGVSDTASVVGAVIGAGVGYVGGGMFGRSFRSRLETAPERLVARVSGPSLFAGAFGVVTGLLIGIVASIPIVLLLPPAIGWPLAALVALLLILVAVRVFMARSEDLLAVAGLRTRGPLRSHSLLEGERAYLIDSSAAIDGRLLALVQAGLVQGRLWAPAFVVDELQGLADSGDGGIRRRGRRGLEALEALHSATGEFTVLEEDVLEFEHVDAKLLHLAALSNARLVTTDYNLSKAAELRGITVLNPSVLGERLKPIVSTGETMTVTIAKAGKGAGQGIAYLDDGTMVVVEETSNLIGQDLEVVVTSTTRTAVGRMLFARPAS; the protein is encoded by the coding sequence TGGTCGTTGAGGCCGTTCGCCTGCTGATCACGCTGGTCTTTACCGCCGCCGGTTTCCAACTGGGGGATTCGCTATCCGCCCGTTTCCCGGATGCACTCGGCGTATCTGACACTGCTTCTGTGGTCGGAGCCGTCATCGGAGCCGGAGTCGGGTATGTCGGCGGGGGCATGTTTGGCCGGAGTTTTCGTTCTCGTCTCGAGACGGCGCCTGAACGCTTGGTGGCGAGGGTATCCGGCCCCAGCCTGTTTGCCGGGGCATTCGGGGTCGTGACCGGATTGCTGATCGGGATCGTCGCCTCGATTCCGATTGTGCTGCTGCTGCCTCCTGCCATCGGGTGGCCGTTGGCAGCCCTGGTTGCCCTCCTGCTGATCCTGGTGGCCGTCCGGGTCTTTATGGCCCGCTCCGAGGATCTCCTCGCCGTGGCCGGCCTCAGGACCCGCGGGCCTCTGCGCAGCCACAGCCTTCTTGAGGGAGAGCGGGCCTACTTGATCGACTCCTCGGCGGCTATCGACGGGCGCCTCCTGGCGCTCGTGCAGGCCGGCCTCGTGCAGGGCCGTCTGTGGGCTCCTGCCTTTGTTGTCGACGAACTCCAGGGCCTGGCGGATTCCGGTGACGGTGGTATTCGGAGGCGGGGCAGGAGAGGTCTCGAGGCGCTCGAAGCACTGCATTCCGCCACAGGCGAGTTCACGGTGCTCGAGGAGGACGTTCTCGAGTTCGAGCACGTCGATGCCAAATTGCTCCATCTGGCGGCGCTCTCCAACGCCCGGCTGGTGACGACCGACTACAACCTTTCAAAGGCCGCAGAACTGCGCGGCATTACCGTGCTGAATCCGAGTGTTCTTGGTGAGCGGCTGAAGCCGATCGTGAGTACCGGCGAGACCATGACCGTGACGATCGCCAAGGCCGGGAAGGGGGCCGGACAGGGTATCGCCTATCTGGATGATGGAACGATGGTGGTGGTCGAGGAGACGTCCAATCTGATCGGCCAGGATCTCGAGGTGGTGGTGACGAGTACTACTCGAACTGCAGTTGGCCGGATGCTGTTTGCCCGACCAGCCTCATGA
- a CDS encoding 2-C-methyl-D-erythritol 4-phosphate cytidylyltransferase → MIVWGVVVAAGLGRRFGGMKQHIELGGVPLWRWGQKALLSGGVDGVILVGPVEGGVPGGERRRDSVAAGLSRLPEGVDYVLVHDAARPLASSGLVARVIERLEQGDVDGVVPVVPVRDTLKEIAGGAVVGTCDRTNLVSAQTPQGFRLSALMEAHAFFVGDASDDASMVEAMGGAVGWVDGDPGNLKLTYPEDLRVLESLL, encoded by the coding sequence ATGATCGTTTGGGGGGTGGTCGTTGCGGCAGGCCTGGGCCGTCGATTTGGCGGGATGAAGCAGCACATCGAACTCGGCGGTGTGCCTCTCTGGCGATGGGGACAGAAGGCCCTTCTCAGCGGTGGGGTCGATGGGGTGATCCTGGTCGGCCCGGTGGAGGGCGGCGTCCCGGGCGGGGAGCGGCGTCGAGATTCCGTGGCGGCAGGCTTGAGCCGGCTCCCTGAGGGTGTTGACTATGTTCTCGTCCACGACGCGGCCCGTCCTCTGGCGAGTTCCGGGCTGGTCGCGCGTGTGATCGAACGTCTCGAGCAGGGCGATGTCGACGGTGTTGTCCCCGTCGTTCCGGTTCGCGACACCTTGAAAGAGATTGCAGGCGGGGCCGTCGTCGGTACCTGCGACCGGACGAATCTCGTTTCCGCTCAGACGCCGCAGGGTTTTCGATTGTCCGCGCTCATGGAAGCGCATGCGTTCTTCGTTGGTGATGCCAGCGACGATGCCTCCATGGTTGAAGCAATGGGAGGGGCAGTCGGGTGGGTCGACGGAGACCCGGGTAATCTGAAGCTGACCTATCCGGAGGATCTGCGCGTGCTCGAGTCGCTGCTGTGA